The Nicotiana tomentosiformis chromosome 2, ASM39032v3, whole genome shotgun sequence genome includes the window ACCTTTCTAATAGGTTTTGTTGGAAAGTGAAAACTCATGGTATCTTTCTCTTCTACTTTCTACCTTACTTCCATACTTAAAAATTTACTGACTCCTCTCTTTACTAAGATTTTCCATTCGAGGTGTGAGTGCTGCATCTATTGCTTCTTCGAGACTCTCTCTGTCAATGGCTCAAGAGATGACCTTGAGTTCCTCATCAAAAAGAAAAGATGATAGTGCATACATTTTCGAGGGTGAAGAGGAACGGGATAAAGGCTCGTTAGTTCATAAGCCTCGAGCTAGGAGACATGTCATTTCGGATGACGAAGCTACTCCTCCTCCCAGTTCTGTTCCCATGCACGAACCCGAAGGTGCTACCTTAGTGAGCTCTGATGAAGAGATGCCTGCCGCACCCCGTGACTCTACAGAATAGCTCTTTTCTCGTGAGTTTGATAATGAAGACTTCAGCTTTGTTTCTGAGGAAATGTCTCTTGCCTCTTTTTCTGTATCTGTTCCAGTTGATCCTCAGTTCCCCGTACCTATTGCTGCTACCACTGCTTCGCCCGTGGCTATTTTGACTCTCTCAGTTACCCCTATTGTTACAGCTTCTTATGTTGAAGTTGATTCTTCCAGTAACAGTAGGGTAATGAAAAGAGTTACCATCGAGGTTCCTGATGATGGTAATCTTCTGAAGAAATCTGGCCAAGCTGATATATGGCTGAAACCATTGATTGGCCCAGTTGAGAAGTTCAAATTGGAAAGCCACAGTTCTTTACTTCTTTAACGTGGATGAATGATATTGTACATTCATCCTTAAAGGTATAAGCCTTAGCTTTTTATTTTGCATGTGATTTCCTTTTCATCTATATTTGATAATCACATTTTCCTTTTCATTGTGTAGATCAGCCTAGTTGGAACGGAGATGATGAAGAGGATCGTCCATACTGAGCAGTTAATGAACGACTATCGCACCGAAGCGGACAACTGGAAGGAACAGTTTGAAGGTTTTCAACTTGAGAAAGAAGTCTTAGAGGAAGAAAAGTGTACCTTGGAGCAGCAGGTGAAGGTAATGGCAGCAGAGTTGGCAGTTGAGAAAGCCTCATCCAGTCAAGCGGGCAAAGATAAAGACCTTCCCGAGTCTTCATTTGCTGAGCAGCTTTCCAAAGACACTGAAGAAATAAGGGGTTTGAAGGAACTGCTGGACCAAAAAGAAGTTTACGCCAGGGAGCTTGTTCAAACGCTCACCCAAACTCAAGAAGATCTCCGTGCATCTTCTAACCAAGTTCAGTTCTTAGAGAGGTCTCTTGCCCCCATACAGGCTTCTTATGATACTGCTTTGAATGAGAAGGAGGAGCTAAGAACTGAGATTGAGCTGTGGGAGAGGTATTATGAAGCCCTTGAAGACAAGGCTATTGTTGATGTTAGTTGGGCTTTCTTGAACACGCGCCTCGAAACTTTAATGGAGGCAAGCCGGGAAGGCTTTGACTAAGCTGCTGAAATTTCAAAAACTAAAGAAACTATTGAGAAAACTCAGTAGAGTCAAAGCTTTTCTTCACCTGATGTCAGCATTCCCGAGGGTGATGAACTTACTCCTGGTGAAGCTATTGTTCAACCCTCCTCTGCTCAAGTCGTTCCCTCTGCTGCTGATGATGCCAACTTGAATCCTTCTGATAATACTGGTTCAGATCCTTCCCCACAGTAAAAGTTTGATTAAAAAGTTTGAagtgttgttttgttttttttttattggTAGAAGTTTACCTCTGGTCTGTTTTGTGGTTTAGTATAAAACAATTCGGTTGGAACTAAGTTTATACTTAGTTTTAaccaagttattataatattactTTTCGAGTTTTTGTTCAACTCTTATAATATCTTATTTTGAGTTTATGTACTTCTATCTTATTATGCActtaaaaatgcttcaatacttCGTGATTTTTTTAACATGCatgaattataaaagagggcccttttataaaTGACACTTAATGAAGAAGACGTCTCAACTTCATATTGGTATAAACATACGAAAGAAGGAATAGGAACACAAATGTTTCTTTGAATAATTTGAAGAAGTTTTGTATTGTTTGAACTTCCAAACTGTATATTACTTTACACGTATTCAAATATCATCTATAACTCTttcgtaaatattttccttataacaaattttacaaaattcaagGATATATCTTGCAACCCATGACTAAATATTGCCTTTAACCTACATATTCGTAAGATTTTGTAATTTACATTCTCGAGTGTATCCCTCGTCATAGGTTTTTTGAATCAGGCTTATATTTTTGCTCTTAACTTTTGATTTGTTGGGTAGATTGCCTCAGGCTTGACTCGAATTCTAACTTTTCCAGTCTTCTGTGCCTTTCATATATATAGTCCCCCAAGTgttagagctttgaagtatgaaatcttgAGCAATTGATTATTCCTTCCATGTGGTTCATTTCCTGAAAAGGAAAAACATACGGGACTCGGAagtatatataatttagatgatgactgcttaacccTTTATATTTCCATCAGAAAGGCTGCAACTCTAGACCGGGAATAATGTTGCTTCCACGTGTCTTtcaggtctaatatcatcatttggtgtgggctagctttttgcctatcatctaaaattattAGTATAATTTTAATTGTACAAAACAAAAATCGTAATTGAACGATACCTGACCGTAGGTATTTCTTTTGCTCAGAAATAATATTTCTTTAAATGAACAGCATTCCAACTCGAGGGTAAAACCTTGTTATCCATGGTTTCTAATTCGTAGGCACCTTTTCCAGCGATACCTCGAACtttatagggtccttcccaatttggacttAACTTTCCCGCTCCGGTTGTTTTCATTAATTGGAAAACCTTTTTAAGAATGAACTCTCCAATTTTGATGTTCCTGAGGTGAGCCTTTCTGTTGTAGTATCGTTCTATGATTTGCTTTTGTGCTACCATCCGTATTAAAGTTGCTTCTCTTCTTTGTTCGGATAAGTCCAAGTTTGTTCTTAATTCCTCATCGTTCGACTCTTCCGTTGCCAATGTGAATCTCGTGCTTGGTTCTCCTATTTCAATTGGGATTAAAGCTTTTGAACCGTACACAAGCGAAAATGGAGTTTCTCCTATGACTGTTTTTGTTGTGGTTCTATAAgcccataatacttctggtaATTCTTCAGGCCAATTCCCTTTTTGATTTTTCTagtctcttcttcaaattattgatgataatcttatttgttgactcagcTTGTCTATTTTTCACGGGATGGTAAGGTGAAGAGGTTATTCATTTGATTTGCCAACTTTGAAAGAACTTCGTGATTTTCGAGCCAATAAATTGTGGGCTATTATCACATAAGATTTTTTTTGGAACTCCAAACCGGCATATAATGTTTCGCCAAATGAAGTCTTTCACCTCCTTTTCTCGTACCTGTTTGAAAGCTcctgcctctacccattttgaaaagtaatcTGTTAACACTAATAAGAACAgtacctttcctttagcttgtggTAAAGGCCCTACTAtattcattccccatttcataaatggccacgggGAAATAACTGCATGTAATAACTCTGCAGGTCGATGCATATTGTTGGCATATCATTGACACTCATCACATTTGGCTACAAAATTTTTCGGCATCTTCTTCCATTttaggccagtaatatcctgccttAATTAGTGTTTTAACTAAAGATCTTCCACCTGCGTGATTTTCGCAATTTCCTTCATGTACTTCCCCTCATTACGTACTCCGTTTGATTGGGTCTAAGGCACCTTGCTAAAGGACCGCCAAACATTTTTTGATATAAATTATCTCGAATTAGGCAGTAACGAGCAGCTTTTCGTCGAAGCACTTGAGATTCTTTCTTGCCTTCAGGTACGATCTCGTACTGCAAAAAATTAACAAtctcgtttctccaatcccaggttaaattaTTAAAGCTTACCTCATATTTATTTGGgtcaagtgctgaatgaaataaaTGTATTACAATAGCATTTTCTTCACTCGTTACTTTCGCAACTGAAGCAAGGTTAGCCAACgcgtctgcttctgcattttcttccctgGGTATTTGCACGTTCTTTTATGATTGGAATTGCCTGACCAGTTCTCGTGCCTTTTCCAAGTATTGTTGCATTTGTGCCTCTCTAGCAGTGTAAGTCCCCTGCATCTGATTGACTACCAGTTGAGAGTCACTTTTAATCATGATTTTCTCTATGGAGATTTCTCGTGCTAGTTCCAAACCTGCAATTACAGCTTCATACTCTGATTCATTGTTAGTAATAGGGTAACATTTAATTGTTTGTCCTATACTTTCACCTGAGGGTGAAATTAAGACAATACCTAAACTGTCTCCTTTGACATTTGAAGAGCCATCAGTAAATAAAGTCCATGTACCTGGATTAGCTCCAGTAAAAATTTGTAATTCCTTTTCTACTCCgggaattatttttgtattaaaatCTGCCACGAAATCTGCTAAAACTTGAGACTTTATTGTTGTTCTAGATTGATAAATAATGTCATATACACTTAGTTCTATTGCCCACTTGGCTAGTCTGCCTGACAattcttgtttatgcaaaatattccttAATGGATATGCAGTTACTACAGAGataggatggcattgaaaatatagtCTCAATTTCCTAGCTGCCATGACTAATGCTAAAGCTAGTTTCTCTAGatgaggatatctagtttcagcatctaataaagatttactaacataataaataggagattgtttACCTTTGTCCTCCCTTACTAAAGCTGCACTTACAGCTACTTCTGCAACTGCAAGATATACAAATAGTCTTTCTCCATACTTTGGTAACAATAGGGGAGGATTTGTTAAGAATGCCTTCAAATCTTTGAGGGCTTGTCGGCATTCCtcagtccattcaaactgattttgcttCTTTAATACTGAAAAGACTTTAACGCTTTTCTCTGAAGATCTTGAAATGAATCTTCCCAAAGCTGCAATCCTACCTGTCAATCTTTGTACCTCTTTTTTGCTTGTGAGTATATCAGGTATTTCTTCAATAGCTTTAATCTGTGCAGGATTTACTTCAATTCCTCTATTAGATACGAGAAAGCCTAGAAACTTACCTGAAGCTACGCCAAAAGCGCACTTTTCAGGGTTCAGTTTCATATTATATCTGCGGAGGATCTCGAAGGTAGTTGAAAGATATTGAAAATGATCTTCCGCTTGTGTagatttaaccaacatatcatcaatgtacacTTCCATCGTCTTCCCCAGGTGTTCTTGGAACATCTTGGTCATCAACCTCTGATACGTGGCTCTagcatttttcaagccaaaaggcatgactttgtaacaataagtccccctatttgtaataaatgaagttttttctttgTCTAAGgggtccatttttatttgattataaccaGAATACGCATCTAGAAAGCTTAATAATTCGTGGCCTGCGGTAGCATCAATCAATTGATCTATATGCGATAAAGGGAATGAATCCTccgggcatgctttatttaagtCAGTTTAATCAACACAAACTCTCCATTTACCGTTCTTTTCCGGAACTACCACAGTATTAGCTAACCAGTTAGGATATTTTACCTCGCGTATTGAATCGATCTTTAAGAGTTTCTGTACCTCTTCATcgatcacttgatttttgaatgATCCTTGCTTCCTCTTCTTTTGTTTGACAGGTATGAATGATGGATCTTCACTAAATTTATGAGTCATCACCTCTggaggtatacctgtcatatctaaatgggaccatgcGAAACAATCCgcgttagcttttaaatattcaattaacttacctctcCTATCTGGATTTATCCTTGCTCCGATATGAATTCTTCGATCTTGCCATTGTTCGAATAGTGGAACAGCTTCAAGCTCCTCAATCGTTGTTTTAATGGTTTCGTTCTCCTCTGGCTCTTGAATTACATTTGGTCTGGAGTCCATGTCTGTTTTTTTTTATACAATTTCTGTTGAAATTTGATTTACCGCATCTTTCTCACTTGCACCCGCATCTTTTTGACTTGCACTCATATTTTTTTGACTTGCATTCGTATCTTTTTTACTTGGTTATATCATCGAATTGATGCTCCTTGAAGTTTGTTGATCTCCTCAAATTTGTTGAATTCCCCATTTTGAAGGGAATTTGATAACCTGATGTAATGTGGATGGCACAacatccatatcatgaatccacgACCTCCCAAGAATCACATTATAGGCCATATCCGTGTCTATCACTTGAAATTTTGTTTCTTTGATGACCCCTTCTGCGTATGTGCTTAGTTCAATCTCGCCCTTTGTAACAACGGTTGAGTTATCAAACCCAGATAAGGAACGTGCTTTTGGAACTACACGATAGCCCATCAGCATTTCGTTCACCACTCGTAATAGAATGATGTTCACGGAGCTGCCTGGGtcaatcaaaactcattttacattagtatcatgtataaataaagatattactagtgcatcgttgtgaggaatCATTAATCCATCGGCATCTGCATCATCAAAGGTTATGTTGCCGTCTTCCAGAGTTTGGCGAGTTCGCTTCCCGTGAGTTATTGTGAACTTTGTTGTTTTTCTCGCAGCTGTATAGGTTACGTCGTTGACTTCTTCTCCGCCGTTTATCACATTTACTATTCTTTTTGGAGACGGAGGTTTTGGGGGCTCTTGCCTATTTTTCATGTAAGCTTGTTTGCCTTTCTCGCTGAACAATTCCGTCAGATAGCCCTGCTTCAATAAATGTTCCACCTCACCTTGTAATAATCTGCAGTCTAATGTTCTATAGCCGTGGTCATTATGGAACTCGCACCAAAAGTCTAGGTTTCTTCTATTTGGATTTGATCTCATCTATCTAGGCCATCGTACCTTATCCCCCATGCTTCTTAAAACAGTGACCAACTCGTAGGTACTCACGTTAAAATTATAGTCCCCAATCCTTGCGTTTGTATTAGCATCTCTGTTGCGTTCACCTCGATCTTTCCTGAATATCGACGATGACGAACCTGAATCTCTATTTGCGAACCTATGATCAGCCCGCACGTTTTCGAATTTGGAACGAGCTTCTCGCCCCGAAGGTCCCATATAAGGCTCGTACCTATTCTTACCGGACCTcttctcagattctgaccgcctCGAACCTATTTTTTCTTCAACCCTTGACTGAGCTACGATATCTTCTTCGATCCGTCATTTGGTATTGTACCTACTATAGACATTATTCCATGTCGTGGCAGGGAATTCTCGTAGGCTCTCTTTAAGCCTCCTTGtagcttctgaacttttctcgttTAAATTGCTTGCAAATGCCATGGCTGCCCAATTGTCATGTACTCTTGGTAGCAATATTCTTTCACGTTGGAATCTGTCTACGAATTCTCGAAGCAATTCTGTATCTCCTTGTTTTACTTTGAATATATCCTCCATTCTCTTTTTAACTTTTTGTGCAACcgagtgtgcttttataaatagatCTGCAATCTCAGCAAAAGAGTCAATAAaattttcaggtaaaagagaGTACAATGTTAACGCTCCTTTAGTAACTGTTTCCCCAAACTTTTTGACCAGCATAAATTCAATCTcctgcttggttaaatcattgccttttacTCCCGTGGTGAATGCACTAACGTGGTCACGTGGATCAGTCGTTCCATCATATTTTAGGATGTTAggcattttgaattttttgggaaTTAGCAATGGAGCTGCGCTTGGTTTCCATGGTTGTTGTGAATATTTGTCGAAATCAACTTCTTTGATCACAGGTGGTACGCCAGGTATTTGCTCAATACGGTCGTTTTGTTCTTTCACCTGTTTCTGCAAGGTTagtattaaaaattttaaatcgaAATTATTAGGTGTACCTGGTCTCCCATCAAGTGACTCGTTGGGAGTTCCTCCGCTTCCAGAATTAACCAACCCTGACCGTAAAATTTTCACAACTGCAATATTGTTTGGTGGAGGTGTGGGTGGCACAGCTGGTAGTCCCCTCACGAAAGCCTGAAGAGCATCATTCACGTACTCAGCAATTAACTGCTTCACAGCATCCTGCTCGACAGTTTGTTCATTTCCATGTTGTTCATTGTTTTGAGTGGTGGATCTTTCTGGTGATGCTTCTCTTGAATTGCGTGGGGTTCCTTGAGGTGACGGAACTGGAGTTCCTTCCACCTGTTGGTTGCTGTCATTGACATTGGACATGATTCAGTTGAGAGAGAGTGATTTGGAAAATAAGAGAAGATTATCAGATTCCCAACAACgaaaccaatttgtttaaccaaagaatTTGATTCTCAGacaaagcctatttttagaagtactcgggttactgataatcaagaaattcaatattctctcAGAAATAAGAAAGGAATTTAGAATAAGAAATGACAAAATAATCAATTGAAAGCACAAGAAAGCAATTATATTCCAATAATAATCAGAACATGTTTGTACAAGTGATATCACTTTCCCTTATATAGGAGTCTATAGATACAACGTCTTTTCTCTTTTATGATCgaatcattatgagcattaatgataTTAATGAGACGTTATAATTGGTAATTGTAACTGTTCATGAAGATTCCGTAACGTTTGTGATCATTCACGCTCATTAATTGGTGATTCATGAATCTTCCCTCTTTACTGTCTTGATTCATTCCGCCGGTACCTCTTCATTTAACTACTTAGACTCGAGCGGCCATATCCTTTCTTCTAGTGGGTGATTTGCTCGTATCTATTATGACTCGTGTCTCTTTTAATGCATCTCTCCAGTTGTCATTTTTTAGTGATCTACGTGCCTTGCCATATCAGCCACACATTTAATTACacgtgtaatatttatttttactaaTACAGAATGCAGAGAGAAGTTGTTGAGCAAGAATATAAACAGCGGAGGAGAGATTATCCAAAGATTTCACATATTAGGTGGCATTCCTCATTTTGCATTATAAAATCTTTTGGAAAAATAATTCCAAAGATTAAAAgtaacttttttattttatattttctgattttgattttattttatttttacttattagATGATCTTGATTGATACCTTCGTTCTAATAGTCCTTTTCTTTTTATAGGTCCATGTTGGAGTTATTGTTACGTGAACTTGCTCTTAAGGTTGCTAAGTATTTCTTTATTGCATATAGAAGCAGTTTAGACATATTTTCTCACTTATTCTTTTGTTAGATATATCGTTACATGGATTTTATTTAATTTCTTAATCAATTTATTCTATAACTCCAAATTTGTATAAAATTTTTGGGGAAAAAAGCGAATAACTACCAAAACGTTCCATATAATATAAAACAGTTTTTCTATAAATTTGAATAATgtgttttttctttttggaatAGCTTTGTCAAAAAAGCAATAGGAATTAAACTGAAATGTGGACCTTAATTTAGTGATTACTTTATATTCCTAATTAATTTCAGCAATCCAAATATAGATTTTGTATGTATCCTTATTGTCATATTTTCAGATTAGCATATTACAAGAACAAGTTCTGTTAATTCGATTAAATATGCTTACTATAGGCTTTTTTTTGGTGACATGATAAATTGCTTGAcatttttaattctttttctattttgtgACCTTCAACATATTATACAGGATTTGTTTGGAATTAAAATGTCGAATGGAGAAGCATTTTCACAAGAAAGcaccaacaacaataatcaaagcatGCTTGATTCAACCTTTGCTGATTTTAGTTCCTTTTTGTTGCCCATAGATCAAAATGCTCTAGTTACTAATTTTGATCTATGGGCACCAGAAAGGAACTAAAATCAGCAAAGGTTGAATCAAGCAtgttttgattattgttgttagtGCTTTCTTGTGAAAATGCTTCTCCATTCGACATTTTAGTTCCAAACAAATCCTGTATAATATGTTGAAGGTcacaaaatagaaaaagaattAGTAATGTCAAGCAATTTACCATATCACCAAAAAAAACTTATAGTAAGCATATTTAATCGAATCAACAGAACTTATTCTTGTAATATGCTAAtctgaaaatatgaaaataaggATACATACAGAATCTATATTTGGATTGCTGAAATTAATTAGGAATAATAAGTAATCACTAAATTAAGGTCCACATTTCAGTTTAACTGATATTGGTTTTTTGACAAAGCTATTCCAGAAAGAAAAAACACGTTATTCAAATTTatagaaaaattattttatattatatGGAACATTTTGGTAGTTATTCCCTTTTTTCCCCAAAATTTTTTATACAAATTTAGAGTTATAGAATAAATTgattaagaaataaaataaaatccatGTAACAATATATCTAACAAAAGAATAAGTGAGAAAATATGTCTGAACCGCTTCTATATGCAATAAAGAAATACTTAGCAACCTTAAGAGCAAGTTCACGTAACAATAACTCCAACATGGAcctataaaaagaaaaagaatattaGAACGAAGGTATCAATCAAGATCatctaataaataaaaatcaaatcaaatcaaatcaaaaaatataaaataaaaaagttacTTTTAATCTTTGGAATTATTTTTCCAAAAGATTTTATAATTCAAAATGAGGAATGCCACCCGATATGTGGAATCTTTGGATAATCTCTCCTCCGTTGTTTATATTCTTGCTCAACAACTTCTCTCTGCATTCAttccataaaaataaaaaattagaaaCATATTTTCTTTAAGAAATAAATTAGAAACATCTTACTTACACGTTATAAACCATTACATATACAAATCTACTGATAACtcaaaattcaaataaaaaatggTTAAATTACTGAAAATAAATTAAGGATGAGATATACTTGAATGAGAAGATGATTGACGCAACTGCCTTGCCATTTTCGGGTGTGCATAGTTAGCCTGCATTTATTTAAATAAGAAATTTGGCTATTTCATATAAAAAGAAGTTCATATTTACGTTAACAACTCAAGGATCCAAAATTATGGTGTCACGAAGGTCTATTTCCACAATTTTTTCATGTATGTGCAAATCAAAAGTGTCTCTGATTTCTAATAGAAATATTTGTTGAGAAACAAAATTTGCAAATAAACCTAGCATATCTTTAACAACTTAAACTTTTGAATCCGACAAAAAGTCATATGATATACGGTTTCATTTCTTTGCTAAACCAAAGATTTGAAACTTTCGTCTATTAAATACACAATTTTCTGCaaataattttttatgaaaaGATATGTTTGATTGTGTTAAAAAATTCatgtttaaaaaatatatataactactaCCTGCAGATGACAGAGGCTTCGTGCAACATAACGTTATAGATCTGATAGGCAGAATAGCCAAGAACTTGTGAAGTCTTCTCATACTGACTTCCAGAATTATCACAACTTCGGAACCTAATTCAGGCATATAAAAACATATTAGAATCTTTTAGATAAGCGAGTGCAAAGTCCattttttgaaattaaaatatcTGAGGTTTAATACATATATGATTATTAAGGTATTACCTCTACATAATTCAAATTGTTTATTTTCCAATATGAATATATATACAATTTAGCTTATTAATACATTAATaaatacaaaattaaaataaaataataattatatattatatctataaaaatttaaaaatcaatTTAGATGGCTAGTTATAAACTATTATTTGCTATTAATGAAGCACACTTTAAAATCCAGCAACGAAGGCATTTGGAGTGGTGATAATCAATTGTAAAGTTGTGAGAAGGTGATTGGTAGTGGTCGTGGACAACTAGCGATAGTGTTTGTGCAATGAATGTTAGAGACAGAGATAATTGTTGATGGCGGTGGTGGTGGTTGCCGATGGTAATTTAGCTTAGGAATAGTAGATAGAGTATttatagaaaagaaaaataaatatatttaatgGGCTAATATTTGAATGAATCAGATTAAAACCTCTTTTATATGAAATCAAACGGGGTCTTAGCCCTACAacagagaaaataaaataaaaagcgAGAGAAATTCACTTACATTATTAAATCAAAGAATCAAGAGAGAAAAGCAGAGAACCATAACTTCATATACGATCATCTAGAAAAGCTTACAATTGAGTATATTATTGAGCGGACACATGCATCTTATATATAATGCTCGAAATTTGGTTCTACTTTCTCACTAGATTTTTCTAGATTTTATCATACGAATGCCGATGGAATGAAATTAAATTTTAACAGCTCGGCATCCAAATTTCGTACGTCGAAATTGGTAAGAAGATCTGTTTTAAAATGATATTTTAAATTACCTTCACAATTGGAGAGGATATAATCTAGAAatgtggatatatatatatatatatatatatatatatatatatatatatatatatatatatatatatatatatatatatatatattattattattataaaagcatgaataaaatgttggattacaaaaataaccttttaatattaagcataataactcacaataaaaggatATAATCGAAATTCTAGACATTAGCattgtaatcctattagttttaggacataatattgAACGTTAGGAATCAtatatgattacctttaggaattagattttattctttttatttaaaaaaaaatttcaatGTTTGTTGCTACTGTAATTCATATATACAGAATAAAATTTACACTACGCAATGTCAGCACACTCCGCTTATGAAAAGTCCAAGAGTCTCCTTAACAAGACGTTTCGTAAATGTCCAAAAGtcactttcttttatttaaatattattaaataattaaataaggtacaattcaaTTATTTAGAAGATTATTTCagtaatttaatttttaatttttggggTTCCCACATTTATAATGGCACATGATGGTTTAAATGTTTATTTATATGaatgaacaataaaatttaattaatgagagaattttatatataataatacaacaatcatctaaagcataataactcacaataaaaagGACATAACCGCAATTCTAGacattagccttataatcctattagttttaggacataatactacacgttagaaatactacatgattacctttaaaAATCTCATTAGTATAATTATGTTCGGGTATAGATATATAATACTACATATTATCATGTAAACCTAATACCTTTAGGAACATGTTAGATTTttttattagtataattactttcgggataTGGACATATTTTTAGCCATGTAATCCTATAACTTTTATGATATATACTTTTTAAAatatttctattactaatttaatttgaaaacatattatattgtccaaattcatGTAGAAAtaggagagcctatattattataaaagcacgaatataatattgatagaccaaaaatagccctaaaatattaaacagaagaactcataaGGAAAGAACATAGctgtaataacttattttttgctctagaaatataaaagtaagaacaAATCCAACATTCACtgacttcttgcttcgtgtcagaaacgaagaagagcatccaataaaatatgATTTGGTTCTTTctagaacacttggttatcaatctcaatcgtaatagtagtgcatttaataaggagaatattttcatcattagattaaaacataATTTATGAGAATTGCATAATTAAAGTTAAAGAGCTATCTTAGCTAGCAAAAATTAAtttgttgatcaactaaataaaaggttgattgctaagttttatggtaaaaataaaatatttttcagttttg containing:
- the LOC138904812 gene encoding uncharacterized protein, which translates into the protein MDSRPNVIQEPEENETIKTTIEELEAVPLFEQWQDRRIHIGARINPDRRGKLIEYLKANADCFAWSHLDMTGIPPEVMTHKFSEDPSFIPVKQKKRKQGSFKNQVIDEEVQKLLKIDSIREVKYPNWLANTVVVPEKNGKWRVCVD